In the genome of Segatella copri, one region contains:
- a CDS encoding DUF5115 domain-containing protein yields the protein MKKLSLYISIALAGLFMGSCSEDFKDWADPQTNPQEDAITIPGYQASAVSALDLAKVAEDSVNVYTISSATLPEGFELGNSRIELTPKGVENATATEVKTSNDGKATKADLQALIESVYGKAPVARTFAGHVYTTAVKDGQAALIDAGTVEVTATPVAPNISQNYYIIGGTLDWTADAAKTQKFNHSDINVYDDPIFTITIPAKEGDDTWFGIVDDAACEAIAANNDWNSVLGTAKGNGKNALNETEQLDTRAKVGDDASFKVPASAGAKYIKVEINMLDYTYKITPLSFGEYFYEIGGDSNWKTTNALYGGNGDGKYQGFYYLNGEFKFKPQAGTDEWAGDYEFDGEGKIADNGNGKNCPDPGAGFYKIDVDLQAGTYALTQIKSITVVGNHNKWTVDDAKCHMTYNAKAGYWELTTTLKDGFKFAMNDDWAISWGGANGDATAYDNLSVKDGKDLNVPAGEGTYKIQLYLSHEGANKVVLTKQ from the coding sequence ATGAAAAAGTTATCATTATATATCTCTATCGCACTTGCAGGCCTCTTTATGGGGTCCTGCAGCGAAGATTTCAAAGACTGGGCAGATCCTCAGACTAACCCACAGGAAGATGCCATCACAATTCCTGGCTATCAGGCAAGTGCTGTTAGCGCATTAGACCTGGCTAAAGTAGCAGAAGACAGCGTGAATGTTTATACCATCAGCTCTGCCACTCTTCCAGAAGGTTTCGAATTGGGAAACAGCCGAATCGAACTGACCCCTAAGGGTGTAGAAAATGCAACTGCAACAGAAGTAAAGACTTCTAATGATGGTAAAGCTACCAAGGCAGACTTGCAGGCTCTTATTGAAAGCGTTTATGGAAAGGCTCCTGTAGCTCGTACATTCGCCGGTCACGTTTACACAACTGCCGTAAAGGATGGACAGGCTGCTTTGATTGACGCAGGTACTGTGGAGGTTACTGCTACACCTGTAGCTCCTAACATCTCACAAAACTACTATATTATTGGTGGTACTTTGGATTGGACTGCTGATGCAGCAAAGACCCAGAAGTTCAACCATAGCGACATTAATGTTTACGACGACCCTATCTTCACAATCACAATTCCTGCAAAGGAGGGTGACGATACTTGGTTCGGTATTGTAGATGACGCAGCTTGCGAAGCTATAGCTGCTAATAATGACTGGAATTCTGTTCTCGGTACAGCAAAGGGTAACGGCAAAAACGCTCTGAATGAGACAGAGCAGTTGGATACCCGTGCAAAGGTTGGCGACGATGCTTCATTCAAGGTTCCTGCAAGTGCTGGTGCCAAGTACATCAAGGTTGAGATCAATATGTTGGACTACACCTACAAGATTACTCCTCTCTCATTCGGTGAGTACTTCTATGAGATTGGCGGTGATTCTAATTGGAAGACAACAAATGCCCTCTATGGTGGAAACGGAGACGGCAAGTATCAGGGATTCTATTACCTGAATGGCGAGTTCAAGTTCAAGCCACAGGCTGGAACTGATGAATGGGCTGGTGACTATGAATTCGATGGCGAAGGCAAGATTGCAGACAATGGTAACGGCAAGAACTGCCCTGACCCAGGTGCTGGTTTCTACAAGATTGACGTTGACTTGCAAGCTGGTACATATGCTCTGACTCAGATCAAGTCTATCACTGTCGTAGGTAACCACAATAAATGGACTGTAGACGATGCAAAATGCCATATGACATATAATGCAAAGGCAGGTTACTGGGAGCTCACCACAACATTGAAGGATGGCTTCAAGTTTGCCATGAACGATGATTGGGCTATAAGCTGGGGTGGCGCCAACGGCGATGCTACCGCTTACGACAACCTTTCAGTGAAGGATGGTAAGGACCTCAACGTTCCTGCTGGCGAAGGCACTTACAAGATTCAGCTCTACCTCTCTCACGAGGGTGCTAACAAGGTGGTTCTCACCAAGCAGTAA